From the Pseudodesulfovibrio alkaliphilus genome, one window contains:
- the fliM gene encoding flagellar motor switch protein FliM, protein MSKILEQDEVDALLRGLSGGDVETETEIPEDDSGVVSFDLANQDRIIRGRMPVLEIVNDRFARLCTNALANTMRKRVDINPISIDMSKFGDFMRSLPVPTSISIFKMDPLRGNALLVVDSRLVFALVENFFGGAGSQPKVEGRDFTPIEQAIVERVVKIALANMEESWKPVHEVHVEMIRTEVNPQFAAIVPPSDVVIVITFEVELENAIGSLVVCLPYATMEPIRSKLHASFQSERLEVDHVWINRFKERLMETPVEMVVRMGRTTISGRQLLYLQEGDIILLDTDEDELLEAEIEGVRKFQGLPGRVKGNKSFRVVKEEEIRF, encoded by the coding sequence ATGAGTAAAATCCTCGAACAAGACGAAGTGGATGCCCTGCTCCGGGGCCTTTCCGGGGGGGATGTCGAGACTGAGACGGAGATACCGGAGGACGACTCCGGGGTTGTGTCCTTTGACCTGGCCAATCAGGACAGGATCATTCGGGGCCGCATGCCCGTCCTTGAGATCGTCAACGACCGCTTTGCCCGGCTGTGCACCAACGCATTGGCCAACACCATGCGCAAGCGGGTGGACATCAACCCGATTTCCATCGACATGTCCAAGTTTGGCGATTTCATGCGCTCCCTGCCCGTGCCCACTTCCATCTCCATCTTCAAAATGGACCCCCTGCGCGGCAACGCCCTGCTTGTGGTGGATTCCCGTCTTGTCTTCGCCCTGGTGGAGAACTTTTTCGGCGGCGCAGGCAGCCAGCCCAAGGTGGAGGGACGCGACTTCACGCCCATAGAGCAGGCCATTGTCGAGCGCGTGGTCAAGATCGCCCTGGCCAACATGGAGGAATCCTGGAAGCCTGTGCACGAAGTGCATGTGGAGATGATCCGCACCGAGGTCAATCCCCAGTTTGCTGCCATCGTGCCGCCGTCGGACGTGGTCATCGTGATCACTTTCGAGGTGGAGCTTGAGAACGCCATCGGTTCCCTCGTCGTCTGTCTGCCCTACGCCACCATGGAGCCCATCCGGTCCAAGCTGCACGCCTCCTTCCAGTCCGAGAGGCTTGAGGTGGACCATGTCTGGATCAACCGCTTCAAGGAGCGGCTTATGGAAACCCCGGTGGAGATGGTGGTGCGCATGGGACGCACGACCATCAGCGGCCGCCAGTTGCTCTATCTTCAGGAAGGCGACATCATCCTGCTCGACACCGACGAGGATGAACTGCTTGAGGCCGAAATCGAGGGTGTGCGCAAATTTCAGGGGTTGCCGGGCCGGGTCAAGGGCAACAAATCCTTCCGGGTGGTCAAGGAAGAGGAAATCCGCTTCTGA